A region from the Dinoroseobacter shibae DFL 12 = DSM 16493 genome encodes:
- the pdhA gene encoding pyruvate dehydrogenase (acetyl-transferring) E1 component subunit alpha, which translates to MAARRSTKKPNVSKEDLMSYYREMLLIRRFEEKAGQLYGMGLIGGFCHLYIGQEAVVVGLEAAAEDGDKRVTSYRDHGHMLACGMDPKGVMAELTGREGGYSKGKGGSMHMFSKEKHFYGGHGIVGAQVPIGAGLAFSDKYRGNDRVTFAYFGDGAANQGQVYETYNMAELWMLPVVFVIENNQYAMGTSVARSTKSPSLWERGAAYGIPGEEVDGMDVLAVKAAGEKAVAHCRAGKGPYILEVKTYRYRGHSMSDPAKYRTREEVQKVREQRDAIEHVREMLLSGNHASEDELKAIDKEIKAVVNEAAEFSRESPEPALSELWTDIYAEA; encoded by the coding sequence ATGGCAGCACGCCGCTCCACGAAGAAACCCAACGTCTCGAAAGAGGACCTGATGTCCTACTATCGGGAGATGCTGCTGATCCGCAGGTTCGAGGAAAAGGCAGGCCAGCTCTACGGGATGGGTCTGATCGGAGGCTTCTGTCACCTTTACATCGGCCAGGAAGCGGTGGTCGTCGGCCTCGAAGCCGCCGCCGAAGACGGCGACAAGCGCGTCACGAGCTACCGGGACCACGGCCACATGCTGGCCTGCGGGATGGACCCCAAGGGTGTGATGGCCGAACTGACCGGACGCGAGGGGGGCTACTCCAAGGGCAAGGGCGGCTCGATGCACATGTTCTCGAAGGAGAAGCACTTCTATGGCGGGCACGGTATCGTCGGTGCGCAGGTGCCAATCGGCGCTGGGCTAGCGTTTTCGGACAAGTACAGGGGCAATGATCGTGTGACCTTCGCCTATTTCGGCGACGGTGCCGCGAACCAGGGGCAGGTCTACGAAACCTACAACATGGCAGAGTTGTGGATGCTGCCGGTGGTCTTCGTGATCGAGAACAACCAGTACGCGATGGGAACCTCCGTGGCGCGCTCAACCAAGTCACCATCTCTTTGGGAACGGGGCGCGGCCTATGGTATCCCCGGGGAAGAGGTCGACGGCATGGACGTTCTGGCGGTGAAGGCTGCCGGCGAGAAGGCGGTTGCCCACTGTCGCGCAGGCAAGGGCCCCTACATCCTCGAGGTCAAGACATATCGCTACCGAGGGCATTCCATGTCTGATCCCGCGAAGTACCGCACCCGTGAAGAAGTCCAGAAAGTGCGCGAGCAACGCGATGCCATCGAGCATGTGCGCGAGATGCTCCTGAGCGGCAATCATGCGAGTGAAGATGAGTTGAAGGCAATAGACAAGGAGATCAAGGCCGTGGTCAACGAGGCGGCGGAATTCTCCCGCGAGAGCCCTGAGCCGGCCCTGTCCGAGCTCTGGACCGACATTTACGCCGAAGCTTGA
- a CDS encoding pyruvate dehydrogenase complex E1 component subunit beta encodes MATEILMPALSPTMEEGTLAKWFVKEGDSVSSGDILAEIETDKATMEFEAVDEGIIGKILVESGTDGVAVNTAIAVLIQDGETLSDTVAAAPSDEATDQQPAPAAPVTPARIVIPDEPDLPPGTQMKSMTVREALRDAMAEEMRRNENVFLMGEEVAEYQGAYKISQGLLDEFGSKRVIDTPITEHGFAGLAVGAAFGGLNPIVEFMTFNFAMQAIDQIINSAAKTLYMSGGQMGCPIVFRGPNGAAARVAAQHSQDSAAWYAHIPGLKVAMPYSASDAKGLLKSAIRDPNPVIFLENEILYGRSFEVPMIDDYTVPFGKARIWREGRDVTIVSFGIGMTYALEAADRLAKDGISAEVVDLRTLRPLDTETVIASVQKTNRCVTVEEGFPVASIGNHISAVLMQEAFDYLDAPVINLTGKDVPMPYAANLEKLALVTTDEVIEAVHKVTYR; translated from the coding sequence ATGGCCACAGAAATTCTCATGCCCGCCTTGTCTCCGACCATGGAGGAAGGCACGCTGGCGAAATGGTTCGTGAAGGAAGGCGACAGCGTTTCCTCAGGGGACATCCTCGCCGAGATTGAAACCGACAAGGCGACCATGGAGTTCGAAGCGGTCGATGAAGGGATCATCGGCAAGATCCTGGTCGAAAGCGGCACGGATGGTGTCGCCGTGAACACCGCGATTGCCGTGCTGATCCAGGATGGCGAAACCCTCAGCGACACGGTCGCCGCAGCGCCTTCGGATGAGGCGACCGATCAACAGCCCGCGCCTGCCGCGCCGGTGACCCCGGCAAGAATCGTCATCCCGGACGAGCCGGATTTGCCCCCGGGCACGCAGATGAAATCCATGACCGTGCGCGAAGCTCTGCGCGACGCCATGGCCGAGGAAATGCGCCGGAACGAGAACGTATTCCTGATGGGCGAAGAGGTGGCCGAATATCAGGGCGCCTACAAAATCAGCCAAGGTTTGCTGGACGAATTCGGCTCCAAGCGGGTGATCGACACGCCGATTACCGAACACGGCTTCGCGGGACTTGCGGTGGGAGCTGCATTTGGAGGGCTCAACCCGATCGTGGAGTTCATGACCTTCAACTTCGCGATGCAGGCGATCGACCAGATCATAAACTCCGCGGCCAAGACCCTTTACATGTCCGGCGGCCAGATGGGCTGCCCCATCGTGTTCCGCGGCCCCAATGGCGCGGCCGCGCGCGTCGCCGCACAACACAGCCAGGACTCCGCCGCATGGTATGCGCATATTCCGGGGCTGAAGGTGGCGATGCCCTACTCCGCCTCCGACGCGAAAGGCCTGCTGAAATCCGCCATACGCGATCCGAACCCGGTGATCTTCCTGGAGAACGAAATCCTCTACGGCCGCAGTTTCGAAGTGCCCATGATCGACGACTACACAGTGCCCTTTGGCAAGGCGCGGATCTGGCGCGAAGGGCGCGATGTCACCATCGTCAGCTTCGGGATCGGCATGACCTACGCGCTCGAAGCCGCGGATCGGTTGGCCAAGGATGGCATCAGCGCGGAAGTGGTCGATCTGCGGACCCTCCGGCCGCTCGATACCGAAACCGTGATCGCATCGGTGCAGAAAACCAACCGTTGCGTGACTGTCGAGGAAGGCTTCCCGGTGGCCTCCATCGGAAACCACATCTCGGCCGTTTTGATGCAGGAAGCGTTCGACTATCTCGATGCGCCCGTGATCAACCTGACCGGCAAGGATGTCCCGATGCCCTATGCCGCAAACCTCGAAAAACTGGCCCTTGTGACGACCGATGAAGTGATTGAGGCCGTTCACAAGGTTACGTACCGCTGA
- a CDS encoding pyruvate dehydrogenase complex dihydrolipoamide acetyltransferase: MATEILMPALSPTMEEGTLAKWMVKEGDSVSSGDLLAEIETDKATMEFEAVDDGIIGKILVAAGTDDVKVNTLIAILLEEGEELGAEKPAEQPPEPASVQQEAAPQETAKAPPPKTGDRVFASPLARRLAKQKGLDLSEIRGSGPHGRIVKADVDAAEQPAAVPEQAAAPQTRQPEGPKSASSVASIFADRPFTEVSLDGMRKTIAARLTEAKQTIPHFYLRRAANLDALLTFRTELNAQLAPSGKKLSVNDFVIKACARALQSVPHANAVWAEDRILQMQRSDVAVAVAIEGGLFTPVIKDADQKSISALSEEMKDLAARARERKLAPSEYVGGTFAISNLGMFGIENFDAVINPPHGAILAVGAGVKKPTVDADGAVTVATQMSMTLSVDHRVIDGSVGAALLAEIVSGLENPLLLLA, from the coding sequence ATGGCTACCGAGATTCTGATGCCTGCGCTGTCTCCGACCATGGAGGAAGGCACGCTCGCGAAATGGATGGTCAAGGAAGGCGACAGCGTCTCGTCCGGAGACCTGCTCGCCGAAATCGAGACCGACAAGGCCACGATGGAGTTCGAGGCTGTTGATGATGGCATCATCGGCAAGATCCTCGTTGCTGCGGGCACGGACGATGTGAAGGTCAACACGCTCATCGCGATCCTGCTCGAAGAGGGCGAGGAGCTCGGCGCGGAGAAGCCTGCGGAGCAACCGCCGGAGCCCGCCTCCGTCCAACAAGAGGCCGCCCCGCAAGAGACTGCCAAAGCACCGCCGCCAAAAACCGGAGATCGTGTGTTCGCCAGCCCCCTCGCCCGGCGCCTGGCAAAACAGAAAGGTCTGGACCTTTCCGAGATCCGGGGCTCAGGTCCGCATGGCCGCATCGTGAAGGCAGATGTAGATGCCGCAGAACAGCCGGCTGCCGTTCCGGAACAGGCTGCCGCACCCCAAACCCGCCAGCCAGAGGGTCCGAAATCGGCTTCGTCCGTAGCATCGATCTTCGCGGATCGTCCCTTCACCGAAGTTTCGCTCGATGGCATGCGAAAGACCATCGCCGCGCGCCTGACGGAGGCCAAACAGACGATCCCGCATTTCTACCTGCGCAGAGCGGCCAATCTTGATGCCCTGCTGACTTTCCGAACCGAGTTGAATGCGCAACTCGCGCCCAGCGGCAAGAAACTGAGCGTCAATGATTTCGTGATAAAGGCCTGTGCCCGAGCACTGCAGAGCGTGCCCCACGCCAATGCTGTCTGGGCAGAGGACCGCATCCTGCAGATGCAGAGGTCCGATGTCGCGGTTGCAGTGGCGATCGAGGGCGGCCTGTTCACGCCCGTGATCAAGGATGCGGATCAAAAGTCGATTTCCGCCCTTTCAGAGGAAATGAAAGACCTCGCAGCCCGCGCGCGCGAGCGCAAACTTGCGCCGAGTGAATATGTCGGCGGTACCTTCGCCATTTCCAATCTCGGCATGTTCGGAATCGAGAATTTCGACGCGGTGATCAACCCACCCCACGGGGCCATTCTCGCCGTGGGGGCAGGTGTCAAAAAGCCGACCGTCGACGCGGATGGGGCTGTAACAGTTGCGACGCAGATGTCCATGACGCTGTCGGTGGACCACCGCGTCATCGACGGCTCGGTTGGCGCCGCACTTCTGGCAGAGATCGTATCAGGCCTCGAAAACCCGCTTCTTCTTCTGGCATAG
- the cysE gene encoding serine O-acetyltransferase has translation MGKASKSLKAVDPVWHRIGEEARLAVADEQLLGGLVHSSILHHATFEAALAYRITLKLSSPEMSAQTLRQLVDDAFASDATLGVAARADLVAVYERDPACHRLMQPLLYFKGFQAVQAYRVGHWLYSQGRHDLAYFVQMRVSEVFGVDIHPAAKIGQGIMIDHAHSIVIGETAVVGDNVSMLHSVTLGGTGKEDDDRHPKIGDGVLIGAGAHVLGNITIGHCSRIAAGSVVLSDVPPCKTVAGVPAKIVGEAGCAQPSVTMDQLLSESI, from the coding sequence ATGGGCAAAGCGTCGAAATCGCTGAAAGCAGTTGATCCGGTCTGGCACCGGATCGGTGAAGAAGCCCGTCTGGCCGTGGCGGACGAGCAACTGCTGGGAGGGCTTGTCCATTCAAGCATCTTGCATCATGCAACGTTTGAGGCGGCTCTGGCCTACAGGATTACACTGAAGCTTTCGTCGCCGGAGATGTCTGCCCAAACGCTGCGCCAACTCGTCGATGACGCGTTTGCATCGGATGCAACACTTGGGGTTGCGGCGCGTGCTGACCTGGTTGCTGTTTACGAGCGGGATCCGGCGTGCCATCGCTTGATGCAACCTTTGTTGTACTTCAAGGGTTTCCAGGCGGTTCAAGCTTATCGCGTGGGGCATTGGCTTTACAGCCAAGGGCGGCATGACCTTGCGTATTTCGTGCAGATGCGGGTCAGCGAAGTGTTCGGTGTCGATATCCATCCCGCTGCGAAGATCGGGCAGGGGATCATGATCGACCATGCCCATTCGATCGTGATAGGGGAGACGGCCGTGGTGGGAGACAATGTCTCCATGCTGCATTCCGTGACCCTGGGCGGGACCGGCAAGGAAGATGATGATCGTCACCCGAAAATCGGCGATGGCGTTCTGATCGGGGCCGGCGCGCATGTGTTGGGCAATATCACGATCGGTCACTGTTCCCGCATCGCGGCGGGCTCTGTGGTTCTGAGTGACGTGCCGCCCTGCAAGACTGTTGCGGGCGTTCCGGCCAAGATCGTTGGGGAGGCTGGTTGCGCGCAGCCCTCGGTCACCATGGATCAGCTTCTGTCAGAATCCATCTGA
- a CDS encoding DUF2793 domain-containing protein, producing MANSPNIELPFVEAAQAQKHVTVNESLLRLDAVSQLVLQSLSETVPPNDAEDGEVYAVPQGAQPPWQALPGKLALRSNGGWVTITPRPGWQAWVVELGALCVFDGSGWVSVGPGAAGAGPRFEAIEFEHTVQSGGAQDTTVVIPAQSSVIGVTARVSDEITGNLTSWRLGAGGSDNRYGSGFGTAHNSFVRGLTGAPLAYYADTPLILTPENGAFSGGAVRFVIHMLQIDIPDLV from the coding sequence ATGGCTAACAGCCCCAATATCGAACTGCCCTTCGTCGAGGCGGCGCAGGCGCAGAAGCACGTAACGGTGAATGAGAGCTTGCTGCGGCTCGACGCGGTCTCGCAGCTTGTTTTGCAGTCGCTGTCCGAAACCGTGCCACCCAATGATGCAGAGGATGGGGAGGTGTACGCGGTGCCGCAGGGTGCGCAGCCTCCCTGGCAAGCCTTGCCTGGCAAGCTCGCGCTGCGGAGCAATGGCGGTTGGGTTACGATCACGCCGCGACCGGGCTGGCAGGCGTGGGTGGTCGAACTCGGCGCGCTTTGCGTTTTCGATGGCAGCGGCTGGGTGTCCGTCGGCCCAGGAGCGGCCGGTGCCGGGCCGAGATTCGAGGCGATCGAATTCGAGCATACTGTCCAGAGTGGTGGTGCTCAGGACACCACGGTCGTTATCCCTGCGCAGTCCTCGGTGATTGGTGTCACCGCGCGCGTGTCAGATGAAATCACAGGCAATTTGACATCCTGGCGGCTTGGTGCGGGAGGCTCCGACAATCGCTACGGATCCGGGTTTGGAACGGCGCACAATTCCTTCGTGCGGGGGCTGACCGGCGCGCCCTTGGCTTACTACGCGGACACGCCACTGATCCTGACGCCCGAGAATGGCGCGTTTTCGGGCGGTGCGGTGCGGTTCGTGATCCACATGCTTCAGATCGACATTCCAGACCTTGTGTGA